GCCTGTTCCAGCGCCGCGAAGAAGGCCAGGTACTCGTCCTTCGTGAACGGGCAGTTGACATAGTCAGCGCTCTGCTCGTAGCGCCCGGCCCGCCAGGCCACGCCGAAATCGATGCTGTCGGCGGCGATCACGGGGGCGGCGGCGTCGTAGAAGCTGAGGCGTTCGCTGCCGGTCAGGCGCGCGACATCGGCCGCCAGCGCGTCCGAGGTGAGAGGCCCGGAGGCGATCACGACGATGCCGTCGGGGACGGCCTGCACCTCCTCACCGCGCACCTCGATCAGCGGGTGCTCCCGCAGGGCCGTCGTGACGCGGGCGCTGAACTCGTCGCGTTCCACGGCCAGGGCGTTCCCGGCCGGAAGTTTCGAGGCGTCGGCCGCACCGACGATCAGGCCGCCCACGGAGCGCAGTTCGGACTGCAACAGGCCCTTGCTCTGCTGTTCGCCCTCGCCACCCAGGGAATTACTGCACACCAGTTCCGCGAAATTCCCGCTGCGGTGCGCGGGGGTCATTTTCACGGGGCGCATCTCGTACAGGCGCACGCGCACGCCCGCGCGGGCGGCGGCGAGGGCCGCTTCGGAACCGGCGAGACCGGCCCCGATGACAGTGATGGCGGGCGTGGCACGGGAATCAGGGGTGATGCTCATCAGTCCGTCAGTCTAGGCCCTGCCCGCGACCGGAAGTGTGGGCGTCAGCGTTCCGGCGTGCCGCCCAGCGCATTCTTTAGTCGGGAGAGCCACTCGTAGGCGAGGATACGTATTGCCCACAACCGGTCGCCCGGCAACGGCAGGGTCGAGTCGAAGCGCACCTCGCGGGCGGGCACGGACACGACGTCCAGGCCGTTCGCGCGGAACAGTCCGGCAGCGCGGCGCGAATGGCTGGGGGTGGTGACCAGCAGCATGCGCTTCCAGCCGCGTGCGCTGGCGTAGGCGCGCACGCGGGCCGCCTCGTCCTTGGTGGTCGTCACGTTCGCCAGGGTCAGTACTGCCGGCCCGCCCTGCGGGTACAGGGCCGTGATCTGCGCGCGTTCCAGGGCGCTCATCTTCGGGCAGTCGGCCGGGCCGATCAGTCCCGACTGCTCGGAGACGGTCATGACAGGCGCGTATCCGGCCCGCCACAGTTCCAGGCCACGTTCCAGGCGCGTCATGCTGGACGCCTCCAGGACGGCGGAACCGCATTGCACGCCTCCGCCCAGCACCACGATCACGTCGGCCCGCACGGGGGCCTGCGCCAGGGTCAGGGCGGCCAGCGGCGCGCGCAGCACCGGGGTCAGGAGGCAGGCGGCCAGCAGGGCGGCGATCACGCCCGAAGTCCACAGGAGCGCACAGCGAGTCCATGTGAAGGCACCGGCCACAGTACACACCAGCAGCAGGGCCAGCAGCGCGGGCACACCCGCGCGCACCTCTCCCAGGAAGGCGGCCAGGACACCCAGGGCCGAGCCCACCGCCGCGCCGGTCAGGATGCCGCGCCATGGGCTGCTCCGGCGCTCCAGGGGAAGCGACGTCGAGGAGAATGGGGGACGCAGACTCATGCCGTTCACAGTGTAGGGGGCAGGTGCCACCCCTATACTCCCCGCGTGACGCGCCGACCTCGCTGGCCCCTGGCCCTGCTCCTCGTGCTGCTGGCCGCCCTGGCCGCCTTCGGCCTGCTCGCCCGGGGACGCGCTGCGCCGACCGAGGGCAGCGCGGAGGTGACTTTCGTGCGCGGCATGATCCAGCACCACGCGCAGGCGGTGGACATGGCGACCCGCATCCGCGACCGCAGCAAGAACCGCACGCTGCGGTCGCTGGCGCTGGACATCATCCTGTCGCAGCAGGAGCAGATCGGGCAGATGCGCGGCTGGCTGACCCTGTGGAACCGTCCGTGGGCTGGGGCCGGGATGGACGCCGAGCACGCCCGCCTGATGGGCATGGCCACGCCGGCCGAGGTCACGAGCCTAGACACCATGCCCGTGAACACTGCCGAGGTGACCTTCCTGCAACTCATGCGCCGGCACCACCAGGGCGCGCTGGCGATGGTACGGCCGGTGCTCGACCATCCGGCCCGCCCGGAAGTGCAGGCGCTGGCCCGGCAGATCAACGCCACGCAGTCCGCCGAGATCCGGCTGATGGATCAGCTGCTTGCCCAGAGAGGTGCTGCTCCCCTGCCCGATCCTGGTGGGATGCCGGGGATGCCCGGCATGGACATGGGCGGCGCGGGAACGAAGTCTACCACGCCGCCCTGAGTGGCCTTCCTACACTTCGTCGTCGAGGTCGCTCGCGCGGCTGGCGCGGCGGGCACGCTTGCGCTCCTCCTTGCCCGCCTTGCGCTTCGGGCGGGGTGGCAGGGTCAGGTCGTAGAGCCGATCCGGACGGCACGGGGCCGGGTACTCGCCCAGGGTGTCGCCAGGGTCAGCGTCGCGGATATTCCCGGCGAGGTGCAGGTGACGCTCGCCGCAATACGGGCATTCGTCCACCACCCAGAACATCACGCGGGTACCGGGCATATCGCGCAGGGAGACGAACGCGGTGCGCGGCACATTCCGGTCTTTCTTGCCCATAGGCGCCGAGGCTACTGCGCGCGTGAACCGGCGTTTGTGTCCCGCGTTCTCGTGTCCGCAAACATCTCCCGCTGCCTGCCCGTCACCCAGCCTTCCTCAGACGTCCTCGTCTCCGTCGCGCATGTACGTGACCACCGAGCGGCAGTGGGTGAGACCCGCATGCGTGTACAGGGCGCGGGCCGGGCGCATGTGGTCGTGCGCCCGGACACGCAGGGAGCGCAGTTCGGGCTGCGTCTGCGCCTCGGCGGCGGCCAGCGCCAGCAGCAGTTGCCCGTACCGCTGCCCACGCTCGGCGGGATGCACGGCCAGGTACGTCACATCGGCCCGGCCCGCGTCCGGTGCGAACTCCAGTTCGGCGAAGCCCACGGCGTGCGTGCCGCGCATCAGGGCCAGCAGGCGCACGTCATCGCGGGCGAAATGGGCGTCGTACTCCTCGGGCGTCCAGTCCAGCCGGTTCGCCCAGGTGTCCTCGCTCTCGCGGTACAGGGCGCGGTATTCCGCGATGGGCAGCGTCCGGCGCAGCGTATGGCCCGACGGCAGTGCCGCCCGCCGGGCGAGCGGGGCCAGCGGCGCACTGTAGAAGTCCGTGGTGTGCATGGGCGCGAACCCGGCAGCTTCGAGCGCGTCCCGCACGCCCTGGTTGTCCCGCGCGCAGAAGGCGTAGACGGGCAGGCCCTGCGCGCCCTGCACCGCGCGGCTGACCAGGGCGCGCAGGTTTCCGCCGTCTCCAACCGGGCCTTCGAGCACCAGTCCATCCCGGAACGGCGACAGGGCGCAGTAGGCCCGCACGCCGTCTCCAGCGTCGTCCTCCATGACCAGGCAGCGGCTGTCCTCGCATTCCAGAATCAGTTCGGTCGGATCGCGGGCGTCCGGGGCGAACACCTCGCGTTCCGGGGCGTCGTCCATCCAGTGCAGCAGGGCCAGCAGGTCGGCGGCGTCGGTGGACTGCATGGGGCGGATCATGGCGGGAACCTCCGGAACAGGGCGGGGACGTGGGACGTTCGCTCCACAGCGTAGACGCCCCGGCGGGCGTTGTCTGCCGTGCGCTTCACGCCCGTGGCTGGCCCGGCGTGCTATCGTGCACGCATGCCCTGAACAGGGTACGCCGCCTGCCTCCCACCGAACACGAAGCCGTGTTTGAGGGGATTTTTTCGTTTTGGGCGTGCTGCATGGGGCGTGCCAGGACGAAAAAGGGCAGGAGCCTGACCGGAGGTGCCGCCGTGACGAAACAGTCCAGCAAACCGGGGAGAGCCGCCCCACCTGCCCGCGCCCGCAGCGGCGAGCCGCCCGCCGCGCCGCTGGCCGCCGGCCAGACCGGCAACGATCTGTTGGCGCTGCGTGCCCAGCTGGCCCGCGCGGAAAAGGCGGCCCGCCGCACCCCCACCCCCGCTCCAGTCCGCGCCGCCCGTCCTGCGCCGGTCGCTCCTCAGCGCGAGGCGGAACTCGTCGGTGTCCTGACCGACGAATTCTCGCTGCACCGCGCGCACGCCAAGCTGCGCGACGCCGTGTACGACGGCCGCTATCATCTGTGCCCACACGCCATCGGGCACGCGCGGGCCGAGGGCTTCCTGGAGCACGACATCATGAATGTCCTGCTGTCCGGGCGGGTGCGGGCCGTGTATCCGGACGACCACCGCTGGCTGGTCTGCGGCCGATACGAGGCGTGCGGCGTGAGCGTGCCCCTGAATGTAGTCGTGCAGCACCACCGGGACGGGCACATCGACATCGTCACCGCCTTTGTGCCCAAGCACCCGCACCATGTGATCAGCCGCGCCCGGCTGGCCGTCATGCTCCGCTACGACGACCAGACCATCCGCGCCCACACGAGTGCCCCGACCGCGCGGGCCGGACAACGCGGACGGGGCCGCTGGAAGAGGTGACGTCCTGACGGACGGCGCGTGGGCACAGTCGTGCGGCCCACGCGCCTGCTAGCCTGCCCCGCGTGACGCGTACCGGGCTTGCCGACACCATCGCCGCCATTGCCACCGCGCCGGGCAGCGCCGGGGTGGGCATCGTGCGCGTCAGCGGCCCCCGGGCGCTGGAGGTCGCGGACGGCGTGTTCCGGGGCAAGCGACGGCCCTCACGGACGAGGGGAGGCCGCTTTCTGTTCGGCGCGCTGGTCGCGCAGAGCGGTGAGGTGCTGGATGAGGGCCTGTGCCTGATCTTCCGCGAGGGCCGCAGCTACACCGGCGAGGACGTGGCCGAGTTCCAGACGCACGGCAGCCCGGCGGTGCTGGCGACAGTGCTGGCGCGGACGCTGGAACTCGGAGCGCGGCTGGCCCGTCCGGGCGAATTCACCCTGCGCGCGTACCTGGCCGGGCGGCTCGATCTGGCGCAGGCGGAGGCCGTGCTGGGGCTGGTCGAGGCGCACACGGACGCGGCGCGGCGGCAGGCGACCCTGGGCCTCTCGGGCGCGCTGGGCGCGCGGGTGGCCCGCATCGGCGCGCACCTGACCCGCACGCTGGCGGCGCTCCAGGCCATGCTGGATTACCCGGACGAAGGGGTGCCCGAGGAAGACCGTGAGGTGCCCCTGGCTGCGGCCACCGAGGATCTCCGCGCGCTGGTGGGCACGGCCCGCGCCGGTCAGGTCGCCACGCGCGGCGCGCGGCTGGCGCTGGTGGGTCGCCCGAACGCCGGGAAGAGTAGCCTGCTGAATGCGCTGGTCGGGTACGAGCGCTCGATCGTCACGCCGATTCCCGGCACCACGCGCGATTACCTGGAGGCCGGCGTGGAACTGGCCGGCGTGCCGGTCACGCTGGTCGATACGGCGGGCATCCGCGAGACGGGCGACGAGGTCGAGGCCGCGGGCGTCCGGCAGGCCCTGAGTCTGGCGGGCGGAGCGGACCTCGTGCTGGCCCTGGAGGACGGCTCGCTGCCACGCGAGGTGCTGCCTGTGGCGCTCCCGCCCGCCGCCCGCGTGATCCGGGTGCGGACGAAGGCCGACCTGCCGCCCGTCTGGACGGACACGGACGCCCTGGACGTGAGCGCCGTCACGGGCGCGGGCCTCCATGCACTGCGGGACGCGATGGGCGCGGCGCTGCTGGGAGACACGTCCCGCAGCGAGGCGTGGCTCACGACCGAGCGGCAGGCCGATGCCGCCCGGCGCGCGCTGGCGCACGTGGAGGCCGCCGGAACCCTGCCAGATGACCTCGCGAGCTACGAACTGGAGGAGGCCCTGCGCTGCCTGTCGGAACTGACCGGCCGGGACGTGCAGGAGGACGTGATCGATGCCGTCTTCATGAACTTCTGCGTCGGCAAATAGCGCAGCGGCCGACTCCATCCGGAACCGGCCACCGCAGCGGGCACGCCCCGGTTACTTGTTCTTCGACAGGCGTTCGAGCACCAGCCGGCTGACGGTCTTGAGCGTCTCGAACACGCCGGCGCCCTTGTCGGACATGGCCTCGAACATCAGGAGTTCCTTGCCGGGATCGATCACCGACCGGATCATGTCGGCGGGCAGAGCGTTGGGCAAGTCGCGTTTGTTGATCTGCAACACGATCGGCACTTCCTTGACGTCGATGCCGTGCTCAGCGAGGTTCTCGCGCAGGTTGCGCATGCTCTCGGCGTTGGCGCGCAGGCGATCCGGGGCGCTGTCGGCGACGAACACGATGCCGTCCACGCCGCGCAGGATCAGCTTGCGGCTGGCGTTGTAGAAGACCTGGCCGGGCACGGTGTACAGGTGGAAGCGGGTCTTGAAGCCCTGCACGGTGCCCAGGTCGAGCGGCAGGAAGTCGAAGAACAGCGTGCGTTCGTCCTCGGTCGCCAGGGACACCATGTCGCCGCGCAGGTGGCCGGGCACGCGGGAGAAGACGTGCTTGAGGTTGGTGGTCTTGCCGCTCATGCCCGGACCGTAATACACGATCTTGCAGTTGATTTCCCGGGCCGCGAAGTTGATGGTGCTCATGACGGGGTCTCCTGTGACGGGCCTTGTGACAGAGGGAGGCGCGGGGTGGGCATCAGCCGAGCAGGTCGTCGAGCAGGGCGTTCACGCCCCGGTTGAAGTCCTCCCCGAGCTGCACGGTGGGCGCGTCCTTGAGCTCTTCGAGGATCGCGGCGATCTGCGCGACGGTCTTCTTCGCGTAGACCTTCACCTTGCCGAGCGGCACGCTCGAGTCGAAGATCAGGGTCAGCAGGGTGTCGTCCCCGACGGATTCCACGTACAGCGTGCCGTTCTCGCCCTGGTGGATCTGTTCGCTGAAGGTGCGTTCGCCCAGCAGGTTCGCGAGGGCGGCGGTGGCGGCAGCATTGCTGGCGACCAGCGTGGCCACCGAGTCCAGGGCGGGCGGCCGGGGAGCCCAGAGGGCCTCTTTGTGCGACAGCACGAAGCCCTTGCGGTCGACCAGCAGGCCGTAGCGCACGCCGGTGGTGTCGAGGAGATCCTGAAGCTGCTGATCCACGCGCTCGTAGGCGTCGCCGTACAGCTCAAGTGAGGGTTCGATCATACAGAGGCCAGCATAGGGCACGGACTCGCACACAAGCCTGACGGCGGGGGGGGCGCGGCGTGAATTCCCTCCGGTACGCGGCCCTGTGCGCGGCGGGCACGTGGACGGCGTTCATGATCGCGTCAGGAGCGGAAGGTACACTCGCCCGCGTGAACTTCAGGCGCAGGATGTGGACGTGGTCGGTCGCGGCGGGGCTGGGACTGCTGGGCACGGCGCTGGCCCGGCCGGTGGCCATTGGCGGCTTCATGCAGAGTTCCAGCGGCGACACGCGCGTGATCGGGAACGTGGAGCTGATCCCCGTGTCGGCCCTGCCGCGGCTGGGCGTGGCCGTGCGGAACGACCCGCAGGATCTACGGCTGGTGCTGGGCGCGCGCGAACTGCGGTTCTCGCCGGTGAGTGGCTGGAAGGCGCTGGGCTTCACGCTGGCAGCGCCGCTGGCCTTGCCCCAGGTGCAGGAGGGGAACCTGCTCGTGCCGCTGTCGGCCCTGACCGGGCTGGGCGTGGTGATCCTGGCCGACACGCCGAACCTGCTGGATTTCGCCGCACCCGCCATGGTGCCCGCCGCGACCCTGCCGCCCTCGTCCACGGCCGCCACCCCGGCGCCCGCCGCTCAGGCGCCAGCACCTCCCGCCACGCCCAGACCGGCCGTACCGGCGGCCACGCCGCCCGCCACCACGACGATCGTATCGCCCCCAGCGGCCGTGGTTCCGGTACCGGTGGCGACTCCTCCTGTCGCGGCTCCGACGACACCGACACCGGCCGTGCCGGCCAGCATCGAACTCCAGCCGGTGCCCATGCCGGCCATGACGGCTCCCCCGCTGGTGCCGGGCGTGGCGGTCACGCCGCCGCCCGTCTCGACGCGGGCCCTGGCGAACCTGGACACGGTGCGGGTCAGCCGCAGCATGTACCGCACCGTGGAGGTGCAGCGTGTGGTGCTGGAATTCAGCGACGTGGCCCCCTACAGCGTGGGCCGGGAGACCGCCGCCCTGAGCCTGCAACTGCCGGGCGTGACCGCCCAGGCCCAGACCCAGGCCCTGCCGTCCGGGGACACGCTGGCCATCCAGTCGACCCCGGTGGGCAGCGCCGTGCGGCTGGATACGGCGGGCGGGAAAAGCTCCATCTTCACGCTCGACAACCCCTATCGGATCGTGGTGGATACCGTGACCTACACGGATTCCAGCGTGCCCCCACCCCTGAATCCGTCGGCCCTGCCAGATGGCGTGACGTATACGCAGCGGGGCGGGCTGCACCTGCTGAGCTTCGACCCGGACCGGTTCCAGCCGCGCGTGGTCAGTGCGCCGGTGGGCCGCGCGGTGGGCGTCGCCGATCTGGTGCGCGGCGTGGGCGGCGTGGCCGGAGTCAACGGCGGGTACTTCGATCCGGCCAGCAACCTCCCGGTGGATCTGGTGGCGCTGGGCGGCGTGATGACCTCCGGCAGCCTGGAGAAACGCGGCACCGTGGGCTTCACCGCGCAGGGCCAGCCGATGTTCGGGTACCCGCGCCCGCGCTACGTGCTGGGCGGCGCGTTCGGGACGGTCACCGTGAATGCGGTGCGCGCCAAGGCTGACCCGGCCCTGCTGACCGCCTTCGTGGGCGACGGCCATTCCAGCGTGGGCGGCACCGGGTTCCTGACCCTCCAGATCGCGCCGGGAGCGGCCGTGGTCGCGCGGGCCGACGGCGGCGCGGTGGTACCCCCGGCGGGCACGCTGGCCTTCTCCTTCGACCCGCTGCGCTTCCCGCAACTGCCGCATACGGCGGGCGACGCCCTGACCGTCACGCTCAACTGGCAGGCCAGCGACGCTCCATGGAACACGGCCCTGGACGCTCTGGGGGCGGGGCCGCTGCTGGTCGCGGGCGGACGGGTGGTGCTCGACGCGGCGCGCGAGGGGTTCAACACGGCGGCGAGCATCTGGCGGCCCACGCGGCAGGTGGGATTCGGCGTCATGGGAGGGCGACCCGTCATCGCGTTCCTGGAGTACGGCACCCCGGACGACTTCGCCTCGGCCCTGGCCGCCGCGGGCGTGCAGGTGGCCGTGCGACTGGACAGCGGCAGCAGCGCCACCGCGTATCTCACGGGCGGGTATGGCGGGCTGGGCGGCTACCTGAACACCGTGTGGAGCCGGGCTGTGCCCAATGCCATCGTGTTCGTGCCGCGAACCCCCAACGCGATCAAGTAGAGTCCGCTCCCCGGTGGCCTGGACGGAAATCGTCCGGCGTCTGGGCGCAGGTTCCGATTCCGGCTGTACCCCCGTCCCCCCGCCCCCATCCGGGCGGCCCGGCGCGCAATTGCGTACGGCGCGCCCGGCGGTCACTGCGGTCGAATGCGGTCAGGATGCAACGCTCACTCTCCGCACTGTTCCTGTTGCTGCTCAGCGCCTGCGGCACCGTCACCTCGCCGGTTCCTACCGTGGGTGCTGGTCGGGTCACGGCGGCCACGCCGTCCACGGCCTTTGCCCAGCGGGTCTTCGACCTGACGAACGCCGCGCGGGCCGAGGCGCGTCAATGCGGCAGCACCTCGTACGCCGCGACGGGGCCTCTCACGTACAACGGGAAACTCGAAGTGTCCGCCCAGGCCCATGCCGACGATATGGCCGCGCAGAACTACTTCAGCCACACCAGTCTGGATGGCCGCACCTTCGACCAGCGCATCACGGCGACCGGCTACACCTGGGCGGTCGTGGCCGAGAACATCGCCGCCGGACAGGTCACGCCGGAGGAAGTCGTGCAGGCGTGGCTGAACAGTGAAGGTCACTGCGCAGACATCATGGCCCCGGATCTCAGGGAAATCGGGATCGCGTACACAGCGGCCAGCAGCGGCAAGTACAGCACCTACTGGGTACAGGACTTCGGCACGTCCAAATAAGCACAAGACAATGGGGTGGGAGCGAGAGAAGGTTCGCTCCCACCCTGATTCACCTTGATCAGCCCTCGAAGAGTGACCGGTACGCCGCGTATCCCTCGGCCTCCAGCTTGTCGGCCGGAACGAAGCGCAGCGCCGCCGAATTGATGCAGTAGCGCAGCCCGCCCTGGTCGCGCGGGCCGTCCGGGAAGACGTGCCCCAGGTGCGAGTCGGCCATGGACGAACGCACCTCGGTGCGGGCGTACCCGACCTTGTAATCGGTGTTCTCCGTCAGGGTCTGCTTCTCGATGGGCCGGGTGAAGCTGGGCCAGCCGCATCCGGCGTCGTACTTGTCCTTGCTGCTGAACAGCGGCTCGCCCGACACGATGTCGACGTAGATGCCGTCCCCGGTCTGATCCCAGTATTCGCCCGTGAAGGCCCGCTCGGTGCCCTCATGCTGCGTCACCTGGTACTGGATGGGGCTCAGGCGCTCACGCAATTCCGTGTCGCTGGGCTTGACGAAGGCCGGCTTGGGATCGGTGGTGGTCATGATGGGAGTGTAGGCGGCGGGGCGACAAGCAACCGTGGCGGGCGCCGCTTCACGCTCCCTTCGGGCTCAGGCCATATGAAGGCGGGCACCGGCCTTGATCGGCGGGTGCCCGTGTCGGCGGCCTTAGCGGCAGGTCAGTCGGCCGCTTCGCCCTTGGCGTACTGAAGACGGTGCAGTCTGGCGTAGTAGCCGCCCTTGTCGAGCAGTTCGCGGTGGCTACCCTGTTCGACGATCCGGCCCTTGCGCATGACCACGATCCGGTCGCAGTGCTCGATGGTGCTCAGACGGTGCGCGATGATGATGCTGGTGCGGCCCAGCATGACCTTCTCCAGCGCGTGCTGGATACGGATTTCCGTCTCGGTGTCGACATTGGCGGTGGCCTCGTCGAGTACCAGCAGGATGTCCGGGTTCTGGATCAGGGCGCGGGCGAAGGCCAGCAGTTGCTTCTGCCCGGTGGACAGCGTGGCCCCGCGTTCGCGAACCTCGGTCTGGTAGCCGTCGTCCAGGGACAGGATGTACTCGTGCACACCCACGTACTTGCACGCCTCCACGACCCGCTCGTGGGAGATGTCCGGGTTGTTCAGGGTGAGGTTGCCCTCAATGGTGCCGGCGAACAGGAACACATCCTGCAACACCACGCCTACGTGGCGGCGCAGATCGTGCTGGGCGAGGTCGCGGACGTCATGTCCATCGACCTTCACGCCGCCCCGCTGCACGTCGTAGAAGCGCGAGACCAGGGCGGTGACGCTGGTCTTGCCCGCGCCGGTCGCGCCCACCAGGGCCACGCTCTCGCCCGGCTGGATGTGCAGGTCGAGGCCGCGCAGAATCCAGCGGTCGTCCGTGTCGGGCGTCTCGTCGGTCACGCTGTCGTCGTAGGCAAACCACACGTTGTCGAAGTCCACGCGGCCCGCGAAGTGCTCCAGACGCTGGGCCGCGGGCTTGTCGGTGATTTCCTCGGGGGTGTCGAGCACGCCGAAGATCCGCTCGGCGCTGGCCATGGCCGCCTGCAGGGTGTTGAACACGTCGCTGAGATCCTGGATCGGCTGGAAAAGCTGCTGCGTCCACTGCACGAAGGCGAACAGCGTGCCGACTGTCACGGCTGCGCCCAGTCCGGTGCCCACGGCGGCCGGGCCGAGGATTTCACGCGCGGTGAAGTACAGCACGAGCGCCACGGCGACCTGACCGAGCACGGCCACGACCGGCATGAACAGCGAGAACCATTTCACACTGGTCTCGTTGGCGGTCAGCAGGGCGCGGTTCGACTGGTCGAAGTTCAGGGCGCTGCGGCGCTGGCGGCCGAACAGCTGCACGGTGAGCATCCCGGTGATGTTCTCGTTGAGCTTGGTGTTCACGATCGCCTGCTGGATGCGGGTGTCGCGGTACGCGAGGCGCATCTTGCCCCGGAAGTAGTTCGTGGCGAAGTACAGCACGGGCAGCACCGTGAACGCAATCAACGAGAGCCGCCAGTCGATGGTCAGCATGACGACCATGTACACGATGATCAGGAACGAACTCGTGATCAGCGAGATCAGGCCGCCGGTGATGAACTGGTTGATGGCGTCCACATCGCTGGTCACGCGGGTGATCAGGCGGCCGACCGGGTTCTGGTCGAAGAACGCCAGTTGCAACCGCTGGAGCTTGGCGAACACGTCGGCACGGATGTCGCGCAGGATGTTCTGCCCCAGGTACCCGATGGCCAGCGTGGAGAAGTACGTGACCGCAAAGGCCACGGCCTGCAGGGCGATGTACCCCAGCGACGCGACCAGCAGCAGGCGGTAGAGCGGCTCGGGATTCTGCGCGGGGTTGCTGGCGAAGGGTTGCAGAGCGTGGTCGATGGCGTAGCGTTGCAGCAGGGTCGGGAGCGGCTGGATGGCCGCCGTGACCAGGGCCAGCAGCACCCCAGTGACCGCCAGGCCCCGGTAGGGTTTCAGGTAGCCCAGGATGCGCCGGGTGAGGTGAGCATCGAAGCTCTTGGAGTAGGCGTCGTCGGGCTGGGTCATGACTTCACCTTCTGAGATGTGGTGGGCCGGGGGACTTCCAGGCGGTCGGCGGCCAACTCGGGATCGGCCACCGCGTCATCGTCGTCGTCGAGGTCGCTGGCGAGGCGCTGCAGGCGTTCCAGTTCGGCGTAGTGCCCGCCGAGCGCAATCAGCTCATCGTGGCTGCCCTGCTCGGTCACGCGGCCCTGTTCAAGGATCACGATGTGGTCGGCGTGGCGCAGGGTGCTCACGCGGTGGGCGATCAGGATCACGGTGCGGCCCGCGCTGACCTCCCGCAGGCCGTCCAGGATGCGCCGCTCGGTCTCGGTGTCCACCGCCGAGAGGCTGTCGTCGAGGATCAGGATGCTCGGTTCGCGCACGATGGCGCGGGCAATCGCGGTGCGCTGCCGCTGGCCGCCCGAGAGGGTCACGCCGCGTTCACCCAGCATGGTCTCGTAGCCCAGCGGGAAGCCTTCGATGTCGCCGTCCAGGCCAGCCAGCCGCGCGGCGTTCCTCACGCGGGCCGGATCCGGGTGCTGCGGCACGTCCGGCGTGGCGGCCAGGCCTACCACGCTCACGCCCGTGGGCACGATGGGCAGCTCCTGCGACTCGATGCCGAACCCGATGTTGTTGGCGATGGTGTCGCTGAACAGGAAGGGCTCCTGCGGCACCACGCTGATGTGCTCGCGCAGGCGGGCCAGCGGAACGAAGCGGAGGTCGGTGCCGTCGATCCTGACCACGCCGCTGGTCGGGTCGATGGCCCGCGTGATCAGCTGGGTCAGCAGGGTCTTGCCGCTGCCGGTCGGGCCGGTCACGCCCACGAAGGTGCCCGCCGGGATGTTCAGGCTCACGTCGTCCAGCACGGTGGTATTGCCGTACTTCAGGCTCACGTGGTCGAAGGCCACGTCGCCCCGGATGGTGCGGATGGTGGGATCGGTGCGGCCGGGCGTGTCGTGGATCTGCGCGCCCGCGTCCAGCAGTTCACGCAGCCGCAGCCACGAGGCCAGGCCACGCTGCGTGACGCCGGTGATCCAGCCGATCATCATCATCGGGAAGGTCAGGCGGCCGACCGTGATCAGGAACTGCACCAGCATGCCCACCGTGAACCCGGCGGTGGCACCGGCAGCGTTCCCCGAGTACAGGATCAGGCGGCCGCCGACCAGCAGGATCAGCCCGAAGGCCACGCCGATCAGCAGCGTGGTGAACGACCGCAGCGGGCCGTCCACCTTCGTCAGGGCGATGTTGCGGCGCAGCAGCTCCAGGTTCATCTCGCGGTATGTGGCGATCTCGCGGTCTTCGATGGCGTAGCCCTTGACCACGCGCGCCCCACTGAAGTTCTCCTGC
The Deinococcus sp. KSM4-11 DNA segment above includes these coding regions:
- a CDS encoding phosphodiester glycosidase family protein, whose amino-acid sequence is MNSLRYAALCAAGTWTAFMIASGAEGTLARVNFRRRMWTWSVAAGLGLLGTALARPVAIGGFMQSSSGDTRVIGNVELIPVSALPRLGVAVRNDPQDLRLVLGARELRFSPVSGWKALGFTLAAPLALPQVQEGNLLVPLSALTGLGVVILADTPNLLDFAAPAMVPAATLPPSSTAATPAPAAQAPAPPATPRPAVPAATPPATTTIVSPPAAVVPVPVATPPVAAPTTPTPAVPASIELQPVPMPAMTAPPLVPGVAVTPPPVSTRALANLDTVRVSRSMYRTVEVQRVVLEFSDVAPYSVGRETAALSLQLPGVTAQAQTQALPSGDTLAIQSTPVGSAVRLDTAGGKSSIFTLDNPYRIVVDTVTYTDSSVPPPLNPSALPDGVTYTQRGGLHLLSFDPDRFQPRVVSAPVGRAVGVADLVRGVGGVAGVNGGYFDPASNLPVDLVALGGVMTSGSLEKRGTVGFTAQGQPMFGYPRPRYVLGGAFGTVTVNAVRAKADPALLTAFVGDGHSSVGGTGFLTLQIAPGAAVVARADGGAVVPPAGTLAFSFDPLRFPQLPHTAGDALTVTLNWQASDAPWNTALDALGAGPLLVAGGRVVLDAAREGFNTAASIWRPTRQVGFGVMGGRPVIAFLEYGTPDDFASALAAAGVQVAVRLDSGSSATAYLTGGYGGLGGYLNTVWSRAVPNAIVFVPRTPNAIK
- a CDS encoding CAP domain-containing protein, with the protein product MQRSLSALFLLLLSACGTVTSPVPTVGAGRVTAATPSTAFAQRVFDLTNAARAEARQCGSTSYAATGPLTYNGKLEVSAQAHADDMAAQNYFSHTSLDGRTFDQRITATGYTWAVVAENIAAGQVTPEEVVQAWLNSEGHCADIMAPDLREIGIAYTAASSGKYSTYWVQDFGTSK
- the msrB gene encoding peptide-methionine (R)-S-oxide reductase MsrB — protein: MTTTDPKPAFVKPSDTELRERLSPIQYQVTQHEGTERAFTGEYWDQTGDGIYVDIVSGEPLFSSKDKYDAGCGWPSFTRPIEKQTLTENTDYKVGYARTEVRSSMADSHLGHVFPDGPRDQGGLRYCINSAALRFVPADKLEAEGYAAYRSLFEG
- a CDS encoding ABC transporter ATP-binding protein translates to MTQPDDAYSKSFDAHLTRRILGYLKPYRGLAVTGVLLALVTAAIQPLPTLLQRYAIDHALQPFASNPAQNPEPLYRLLLVASLGYIALQAVAFAVTYFSTLAIGYLGQNILRDIRADVFAKLQRLQLAFFDQNPVGRLITRVTSDVDAINQFITGGLISLITSSFLIIVYMVVMLTIDWRLSLIAFTVLPVLYFATNYFRGKMRLAYRDTRIQQAIVNTKLNENITGMLTVQLFGRQRRSALNFDQSNRALLTANETSVKWFSLFMPVVAVLGQVAVALVLYFTAREILGPAAVGTGLGAAVTVGTLFAFVQWTQQLFQPIQDLSDVFNTLQAAMASAERIFGVLDTPEEITDKPAAQRLEHFAGRVDFDNVWFAYDDSVTDETPDTDDRWILRGLDLHIQPGESVALVGATGAGKTSVTALVSRFYDVQRGGVKVDGHDVRDLAQHDLRRHVGVVLQDVFLFAGTIEGNLTLNNPDISHERVVEACKYVGVHEYILSLDDGYQTEVRERGATLSTGQKQLLAFARALIQNPDILLVLDEATANVDTETEIRIQHALEKVMLGRTSIIIAHRLSTIEHCDRIVVMRKGRIVEQGSHRELLDKGGYYARLHRLQYAKGEAAD